In Candidatus Nitrosotalea sinensis, one DNA window encodes the following:
- a CDS encoding cob(I)yrinic acid a,c-diamide adenosyltransferase produces the protein MKIYTKTGDDGTTGLIGNKRVKKSSPRILSYGTVDELNASIGIILSTGPEKDIQDLLVQIQNDLFVVGADLANPNLENKSNRITSEIILFLEKEIDRLEEKLSPITYFILPGGDSVAAHIHLARAICRRAETNIVSLAENEKINNNCLVYMNRLSDLLFVLARTVNKRKEISDIAWKK, from the coding sequence ATGAAAATATACACAAAAACAGGCGATGATGGTACTACTGGATTGATAGGAAACAAACGTGTAAAAAAATCAAGCCCTAGAATTTTATCATATGGAACCGTTGATGAGCTTAATGCATCAATCGGTATAATTCTGTCAACAGGTCCTGAAAAAGATATTCAGGATTTGCTAGTGCAAATACAAAATGATCTTTTTGTAGTAGGGGCTGATCTTGCAAATCCGAATCTGGAAAATAAATCAAATAGAATAACTTCTGAAATAATATTGTTTTTAGAAAAGGAAATTGATAGATTAGAAGAAAAATTATCTCCCATAACTTATTTCATACTTCCAGGGGGAGACTCTGTTGCAGCACATATTCATCTTGCACGTGCAATATGCAGGAGAGCAGAAACAAATATTGTAAGTTTGGCAGAAAACGAGAAAATCAATAACAATTGTCTAGTTTACATGAATCGATTATCAGATCTTCTTTTCGTACTAGCTAGAACCGTAAATAAAAGAAAAGAAATTTCAGATATTGCTTGGAAGAAATAA
- a CDS encoding Lrp/AsnC ligand binding domain-containing protein, whose protein sequence is MVKAVVLVKSPKKLIAARLRMVKSVYSSFAVSGQFDAVALIDVKDLSEIKDVTTEIQSIKGVERTETLVQVV, encoded by the coding sequence TTGGTCAAAGCCGTAGTACTGGTAAAATCTCCAAAAAAACTCATAGCCGCGAGACTCAGAATGGTCAAGTCAGTGTATAGCTCCTTTGCAGTAAGTGGCCAATTTGATGCAGTAGCCCTGATAGATGTCAAAGACTTGTCAGAAATAAAAGATGTTACAACTGAGATACAGAGCATAAAAGGTGTAGAACGTACTGAAACTCTTGTTCAAGTAGTGTAA
- a CDS encoding VOC family protein, with amino-acid sequence MNIRHLGSVILAVSDLEKSTKFYHEVIGLPIKNKHGNWVELAKEGATVILHPASKQINTGTSIENGIVIGLIVGDMDSAVKELKSKNVTVYREVESHKAGKNCIVLDPDKYMISLFEPSFDDGAKQARGFHGFAPL; translated from the coding sequence ATGAATATAAGACATCTTGGGAGCGTAATTCTTGCAGTCTCAGACCTTGAGAAATCCACAAAGTTTTACCATGAAGTAATTGGACTGCCAATCAAAAACAAACATGGAAATTGGGTAGAATTGGCAAAAGAGGGAGCCACAGTAATACTCCATCCTGCCAGTAAACAAATCAACACAGGAACTTCAATTGAGAACGGGATTGTAATAGGACTGATAGTCGGAGACATGGATTCAGCTGTAAAAGAACTCAAGTCAAAAAATGTAACTGTTTACAGAGAGGTAGAATCTCACAAGGCAGGAAAGAATTGCATAGTATTAGATCCTGACAAGTACATGATTTCCTTATTTGAGCCATCATTTGATGATGGTGCAAAACAAGCTCGTGGTTTTCATGGGTTTGCCCCACTCTAA
- a CDS encoding adenylate/guanylate cyclase domain-containing protein: MSNEKESKPDEKTTMNIVDMMLGGGKSGILDTETLIKETQKRVWSSLKKGYEYDYSVDESDSFLRKHVAQKIHMLVMFVDLVGSTDMALLLPPEKLGIIISSFSQEMRSVIRHHGGYVLKYVGDAVIGYFIAEESPLVVSDSAVNCARTMIDVIERGINPILSEYDYPELRVKIGMDFGENVIVRYGSDQIKSHVDILGPAVSIAAKITALAKPNQILIGEDIYEKLHPSLKNLFELMSWNDHVWSYQDKKTGKAYRVYAMHT; this comes from the coding sequence ATGAGCAATGAGAAAGAATCCAAGCCAGATGAAAAGACTACTATGAACATAGTTGACATGATGTTAGGAGGCGGTAAATCTGGCATTCTTGACACTGAAACTCTCATAAAAGAAACTCAGAAACGAGTATGGAGTTCGCTCAAAAAAGGATACGAGTATGATTATTCAGTAGATGAATCAGATTCATTTCTTCGAAAGCACGTTGCTCAAAAAATCCACATGCTTGTGATGTTTGTAGATCTTGTAGGCTCTACTGACATGGCATTACTTTTACCACCAGAGAAACTCGGAATTATAATCAGTTCATTTTCACAAGAGATGCGATCAGTGATACGTCATCATGGCGGTTATGTTCTCAAATATGTTGGAGATGCAGTAATTGGATATTTCATTGCAGAAGAAAGTCCTCTTGTGGTCTCAGATAGTGCGGTAAATTGTGCACGAACCATGATTGATGTCATAGAAAGAGGAATAAATCCAATACTGAGTGAGTATGATTATCCAGAACTTCGTGTAAAGATAGGCATGGATTTTGGAGAAAATGTAATTGTTCGATATGGCTCTGACCAAATAAAATCACATGTAGACATATTAGGTCCAGCTGTAAGTATCGCAGCAAAAATAACTGCACTTGCAAAACCCAATCAAATTTTAATTGGAGAAGACATTTATGAAAAACTTCATCCTTCACTAAAGAATCTCTTTGAACTTATGAGCTGGAATGATCATGTTTGGTCATATCAAGACAAGAAGACAGGTAAAGCGTACAGAGTTTACGCAATGCATACTTAG
- the ilvA gene encoding threonine ammonia-lyase yields MNVTFDDILKSQKIQRNVIRRTPLESSHSFSMMTGSKIYLKSECLQKTGSFKVRGAYAKIASLSKEEKRKGVITASAGNHAQGVAYASALEKISCTIVMPVNASPAKVSATRSYGANVILEGSVYDESSAKAAELAQKTGATIVHAFDDETVIAAQGVIGLEIMEDLPDVDEIYVPIGGGGLAAGILKAVKTKKPKVKVVGVQSTGFPAMKKSFDAGRLQSVSGHRTIADGISVKTPGQSTFKIINELIDDIVLVDDSTIVKAMFLLMERSKMVVEPAGAVALAYLLDKKPAKGKKVVPILSGGNIDMYLLGQIVSKGLTEMGRMVKIFVLLTDKPGALREVVDQISSLSVNIVDVIHDRLSSSIPAGTAGVTLSLETQDQKHAEQLIGFLKKKNIQFKVVT; encoded by the coding sequence ATGAATGTAACTTTTGATGACATACTAAAATCACAAAAAATTCAACGCAATGTTATCCGTAGGACTCCTCTTGAGAGTTCACACTCATTTAGCATGATGACAGGCTCAAAGATATATCTAAAATCAGAATGTCTACAAAAAACTGGCTCGTTTAAGGTACGTGGAGCTTATGCAAAGATTGCGAGTTTGTCAAAAGAAGAAAAACGAAAAGGGGTCATTACAGCTTCTGCAGGAAATCATGCTCAAGGAGTTGCATACGCATCAGCCTTGGAAAAAATTTCATGTACAATTGTAATGCCTGTCAATGCTTCTCCTGCCAAAGTCTCTGCCACAAGATCCTATGGAGCAAATGTGATATTGGAAGGATCAGTCTATGACGAATCTTCAGCAAAAGCAGCAGAACTTGCACAAAAGACTGGTGCTACAATAGTTCACGCATTTGATGATGAGACAGTAATTGCGGCTCAAGGAGTAATAGGACTTGAAATCATGGAAGACCTTCCAGATGTTGATGAAATTTATGTTCCTATTGGTGGCGGAGGTCTTGCAGCAGGAATTTTAAAAGCAGTCAAGACCAAAAAACCCAAGGTAAAGGTAGTAGGAGTACAATCTACTGGTTTTCCAGCAATGAAAAAATCATTTGATGCAGGAAGATTGCAATCAGTATCAGGACACAGAACTATTGCAGATGGAATATCAGTAAAAACACCTGGTCAATCCACATTTAAGATAATTAATGAACTAATCGACGATATTGTGCTAGTTGACGATTCTACAATCGTAAAAGCAATGTTTCTTTTGATGGAAAGATCAAAGATGGTCGTAGAACCCGCAGGAGCAGTTGCGTTAGCATATCTTCTTGACAAAAAACCTGCAAAGGGAAAGAAGGTGGTTCCAATCCTATCTGGAGGAAACATTGACATGTACTTGTTAGGACAAATTGTATCAAAAGGCCTCACAGAGATGGGCAGAATGGTAAAGATATTTGTCCTCCTGACTGACAAACCAGGGGCATTAAGAGAAGTAGTAGACCAAATATCTTCACTTAGCGTAAACATTGTCGATGTAATTCATGATAGACTTAGCTCAAGTATACCTGCAGGAACAGCAGGAGTAACATTGAGCCTTGAAACTCAAGATCAAAAACATGCGGAACAATTGATTGGTTTTCTTAAAAAGAAAAACATCCAATTCAAGGTAGTCACATAG
- a CDS encoding Nramp family divalent metal transporter — protein sequence MPSSRFSNLVHSLKRFIAYSGPALIVSIAYIDPGNYGTDLQGGSAFGYSLLWVVWLSSAMAMLVQYLSGKLGIATGKSLAELLREKLGKKMFVIPYWLSTEIMAAATDLAEYLGTVIALNLLFGVPMIYAAIFGAVDVILILALTYKKFRVLEQIFLLFVSIISFGYIYELSVAPPSIEEILSGSLLPHFANPNALFVSVGIIGATVMPHVVFLHSFLTKEKANNKTAEEKKRMRRFHLAETIFLLTIAALVNAAILLMAAVAFYPHNSQIQSISEAYKTLVPLFGISAGVVFLITLLSSGIASSVAGTLSGQIIMEGFLGKKINVWLRRIITRFINVVPTSLAILFGFDPLHILVYSQFILSMLIPLAVIPVVILTMNKKIMGEFANRKITTIVSCIFVGIILSFNVLSLVGRQ from the coding sequence TTGCCTAGTTCTAGATTCTCAAACCTTGTTCATTCCCTTAAAAGATTCATAGCGTATTCTGGACCTGCATTGATTGTCAGTATTGCGTACATTGATCCTGGGAATTATGGAACTGATCTTCAGGGAGGTTCAGCCTTTGGATATTCATTATTGTGGGTAGTGTGGCTCTCTAGCGCCATGGCAATGCTGGTTCAGTATCTATCGGGAAAGTTAGGAATTGCTACAGGCAAAAGTCTTGCTGAATTATTGCGAGAAAAATTAGGGAAAAAAATGTTTGTCATACCATATTGGTTGAGTACAGAAATAATGGCTGCTGCCACGGACTTGGCAGAATACCTTGGTACTGTAATTGCATTAAATCTCTTATTTGGAGTTCCAATGATTTATGCTGCAATATTTGGCGCAGTTGATGTAATTCTAATACTTGCACTCACATACAAAAAGTTCAGGGTTTTAGAACAAATCTTCTTGCTCTTTGTGTCTATCATTAGTTTTGGATACATCTACGAACTGTCTGTGGCACCTCCAAGTATAGAAGAGATACTCAGTGGCTCACTTTTGCCACACTTTGCTAATCCGAATGCATTGTTTGTATCAGTTGGAATAATTGGCGCCACTGTGATGCCACACGTTGTATTCTTACATTCTTTTTTGACAAAAGAAAAAGCAAACAACAAAACGGCTGAAGAAAAGAAAAGAATGCGCAGATTTCATCTTGCAGAAACCATATTTTTGCTCACCATTGCTGCGCTTGTAAATGCTGCAATATTGTTGATGGCCGCAGTAGCCTTTTATCCACATAATTCTCAAATTCAATCAATCTCGGAGGCATACAAGACTCTTGTACCGCTATTTGGAATATCTGCAGGAGTGGTATTTCTCATTACTTTACTCTCATCAGGTATTGCATCATCTGTTGCAGGAACATTGTCAGGTCAAATAATAATGGAAGGATTTCTAGGAAAAAAAATAAACGTCTGGTTACGAAGAATCATAACACGATTCATCAACGTAGTGCCTACAAGTCTAGCCATACTTTTTGGATTTGACCCGTTGCACATATTGGTGTATAGCCAGTTCATCTTAAGCATGTTAATCCCACTTGCAGTAATACCTGTCGTAATTTTGACTATGAATAAAAAAATAATGGGTGAATTTGCAAATAGAAAAATAACTACAATAGTATCCTGTATTTTTGTTGGAATAATCTTGTCATTTAACGTCCTATCACTTGTAGGCAGACAGTAA
- a CDS encoding phosphoribosyltransferase encodes MTTKNDWKGSSYLTWKEIEQHVSLLVKKIEKTGFEFDKIATVSRGGLVPARLVADYFNIKVIQVDGKKIFKKTLFVDDIYDSGNTFRKIFPRVEHPKKFLYATLVARKGITYPENLVYGKKTRGCEYVVFPWDKIEFERAHLTKD; translated from the coding sequence TTGACAACAAAGAATGACTGGAAGGGAAGCTCTTACCTAACTTGGAAAGAGATAGAACAACACGTATCATTACTGGTAAAAAAAATAGAAAAAACAGGTTTTGAGTTTGACAAAATTGCAACAGTATCGCGTGGAGGACTAGTTCCTGCAAGACTTGTTGCTGATTATTTCAACATAAAGGTAATTCAAGTAGATGGAAAGAAAATCTTCAAGAAGACTTTGTTTGTTGACGACATTTATGATTCAGGTAATACATTTAGGAAAATATTTCCCAGAGTAGAACACCCAAAAAAATTTTTGTATGCAACACTTGTTGCTAGAAAAGGCATCACATATCCAGAAAATTTAGTATATGGGAAGAAAACACGCGGATGTGAATATGTTGTTTTCCCATGGGATAAGATTGAATTTGAAAGAGCTCACTTGACTAAAGATTAA
- a CDS encoding zinc ribbon domain-containing protein, which translates to MSAFGGDDVDTLALMFDKLQYIFRGYDPYIQTFTEMMQAYKEGRISEREYYNAMIDAVFKYSALEFLGLKAMFEIKKALNRMNNPSHRRQSVPGMISGNTMGQPVSGPQNSIASFINAKSLPGRDEMTQIITSTDKKCVSCGKTLSSTAKFCTSCGNKV; encoded by the coding sequence ATGTCTGCTTTTGGCGGAGATGATGTTGATACATTAGCCCTGATGTTTGACAAGTTACAATACATCTTTCGTGGATATGATCCTTATATTCAGACATTTACCGAGATGATGCAGGCATACAAGGAAGGTAGAATTTCTGAGAGAGAGTATTACAACGCAATGATTGATGCAGTATTCAAATATTCTGCCCTAGAATTTCTCGGTCTAAAGGCCATGTTTGAGATTAAAAAAGCACTAAACAGAATGAACAATCCATCACACAGAAGACAATCTGTGCCGGGTATGATATCTGGAAATACCATGGGTCAACCAGTCTCAGGGCCTCAAAATTCTATTGCATCATTTATCAATGCAAAAAGCCTTCCAGGAAGAGATGAAATGACTCAGATCATAACAAGTACAGACAAGAAATGCGTTTCATGTGGAAAAACACTGTCTAGCACTGCAAAATTTTGTACCTCTTGTGGCAACAAAGTGTAA
- a CDS encoding universal stress protein, translated as MSERQKIKKILVPLDGSKNSIRGLKTGIHLAKEHEASLTVIHVVHTSHKKELKQKKLEEDIPPEFILFAKSLAVKNAVPFYSRILTGDPGYSIVEYSNTHNIDVIVIGARGLSTLKKIFLGSVSSYVMHKSKVAVMLIK; from the coding sequence ATGTCTGAGAGACAAAAAATCAAAAAGATCTTGGTACCATTGGACGGTTCAAAAAATTCTATACGTGGTTTAAAAACTGGAATACATCTTGCAAAAGAACATGAAGCATCACTCACCGTCATCCATGTAGTACACACGTCACACAAAAAAGAACTCAAGCAAAAAAAACTTGAAGAAGACATTCCCCCGGAATTCATACTTTTCGCAAAGAGTCTTGCAGTTAAAAATGCAGTTCCATTTTACAGTAGAATACTAACAGGAGATCCAGGATATTCCATAGTAGAGTATTCCAATACACACAACATAGATGTCATTGTAATAGGTGCCAGAGGCTTGAGCACTCTTAAGAAGATCTTTCTTGGTAGTGTTTCAAGTTATGTAATGCACAAGTCCAAGGTTGCAGTAATGCTGATAAAGTGA
- a CDS encoding threonine--tRNA ligase, translating into MRILQLHCDYVEYTPVKKEIRSAEDLDPQSKRLEEIVVAFVAVEESDNVEVAKKAINEISESMKKIGCSKLLLYPYAHLSSKLASPTTALLVLQEMEKNATGLEVHRAPFGWTKSYKIQVKGHPLAENSKTITAGEEKESSSNALKAESKIKSYWHILTPDGQLHDIEKFNFAKHQNLEVLAKYEAAKKRSVDEPPPHVKLMKKLAIADYEPASDAGNMRFYPNGRLMKSLIERYVTDKVMEYGGFEVETPIMYDSHHPSMESYFHRFPARQYSIDSEGKHLFLRFAACFGQFLMAKDFQLSYKNLPLKLYELTRYSFRREQSGELVGLRRLRAFTMPDCHAMCKDMNQAKEEFRKRFDLSRDVLKGLGIENDDYEMAIRFTEEFYNENKPLIQELVSKLGKPVLVEMWKERFFYFVLKWEFNYVDNLGKASALSTDQIDVENGHRYKIDFMDDANKPQNPIILHNSPSGAIERVMYTLLEKAAKDQREGRKPIFPLWLAPTQVRLIPVKPEFLDHCEKLADKLTENNIRADIDDRNESVGKSIRDAETEWIRYIIVIGEKEVNSTTLSIRDRKSKDSQNLSIDDFIASIKEETKGKPFMRINMGRSLSKRPQIMV; encoded by the coding sequence ATGAGAATACTGCAATTACATTGTGACTATGTCGAGTACACTCCAGTAAAAAAGGAAATTAGGTCTGCAGAAGACCTTGATCCTCAATCAAAACGCCTGGAGGAAATTGTGGTTGCATTTGTGGCAGTAGAAGAATCAGATAATGTCGAAGTTGCAAAAAAAGCAATAAATGAGATTTCTGAATCCATGAAAAAAATAGGCTGCTCCAAATTATTGTTGTATCCTTATGCCCATCTAAGCTCAAAACTTGCTTCTCCTACAACTGCATTGTTGGTATTACAAGAAATGGAGAAAAATGCTACTGGACTTGAGGTCCACAGAGCACCGTTTGGATGGACAAAATCATACAAGATTCAAGTAAAAGGACACCCTCTTGCTGAAAACTCGAAAACAATTACAGCTGGAGAAGAAAAAGAATCATCATCAAATGCACTAAAAGCAGAATCCAAGATCAAATCTTATTGGCATATACTTACACCAGATGGACAGCTTCATGACATTGAAAAATTCAATTTTGCAAAACATCAAAACCTTGAAGTTTTAGCAAAATACGAAGCAGCAAAGAAAAGATCAGTAGACGAACCGCCGCCTCATGTAAAGTTAATGAAAAAATTGGCAATTGCAGATTATGAACCAGCATCAGATGCAGGAAATATGCGATTTTATCCAAATGGAAGACTGATGAAGTCACTCATAGAGCGATATGTTACGGACAAAGTGATGGAATACGGAGGATTCGAGGTCGAGACTCCAATTATGTATGACTCACATCATCCAAGTATGGAAAGTTATTTCCATAGATTCCCTGCCAGACAATACAGTATTGATTCAGAAGGAAAACATCTTTTCTTGAGGTTTGCTGCATGTTTTGGACAATTCCTCATGGCAAAAGATTTCCAGCTATCTTACAAGAACCTACCCCTAAAACTATATGAGCTTACAAGGTATAGTTTCAGACGAGAGCAATCAGGAGAACTAGTAGGTCTTCGAAGATTGCGTGCATTTACCATGCCAGATTGCCATGCCATGTGCAAGGACATGAATCAAGCAAAAGAGGAATTTAGAAAAAGATTTGATTTATCAAGAGATGTGCTAAAAGGCCTGGGCATTGAAAACGATGATTACGAAATGGCAATCAGATTTACTGAAGAATTTTACAATGAAAATAAACCACTGATTCAAGAATTGGTATCAAAGCTTGGAAAACCAGTTCTTGTCGAAATGTGGAAAGAGAGATTCTTTTACTTTGTACTTAAATGGGAGTTTAACTATGTAGACAACCTTGGAAAAGCTTCCGCATTATCTACTGATCAAATTGACGTAGAAAATGGTCATAGATATAAAATTGATTTCATGGATGATGCAAACAAGCCTCAAAATCCAATAATCTTGCACAATTCCCCAAGTGGTGCAATTGAGAGAGTCATGTACACCTTACTTGAAAAAGCCGCCAAGGACCAAAGAGAAGGACGAAAACCAATATTTCCACTGTGGCTTGCCCCTACTCAAGTGCGATTAATTCCTGTTAAACCTGAATTTCTAGACCATTGTGAAAAACTTGCAGACAAGCTTACCGAAAACAACATTCGAGCAGACATTGATGATAGAAATGAAAGTGTAGGAAAAAGCATCAGAGATGCAGAGACTGAATGGATAAGATACATAATAGTAATAGGTGAAAAAGAAGTAAACTCTACTACCTTATCCATACGAGACAGAAAATCAAAAGATTCTCAAAATCTTTCAATAGATGATTTCATTGCAAGCATCAAAGAAGAAACAAAAGGCAAGCCGTTCATGAGAATAAACATGGGCCGAAGTTTGTCAAAAAGACCACAAATCATGGTCTAG
- a CDS encoding tetratricopeptide repeat protein, producing the protein MKKDIESLVLKISQLIENGDFDQALVDTEKALVENKNNPDLLNKKGVVLRALGRYDEALECFNKSLQIDPRDLDAS; encoded by the coding sequence ATGAAGAAAGATATTGAATCACTTGTCCTAAAAATATCACAACTTATAGAAAACGGCGATTTTGATCAAGCACTTGTCGATACTGAGAAGGCACTTGTTGAAAATAAGAACAATCCAGACTTGTTAAACAAAAAAGGAGTTGTACTTCGTGCACTTGGCAGGTATGATGAAGCGTTAGAGTGTTTCAATAAATCATTGCAAATTGATCCAAGAGACTTGGACGCATCATAA
- the speB gene encoding agmatinase, which yields MSFLDLYMNRNPLITSPSEDGEVSAIVYGIPFDSTHSFRPGTRFGPDAVRQAFNNIEIFSTRFNVDLESVNIEDLGNTYHTVVATEVLDMIGKITGELAARDRQMIILGGEHLITYGTYMAFPKETGYIVFDAHYDLRDSYADIKLSHAAYLRRIVEKRGAENIVHVGARSFVKEELAFKTEHKINTVTDKDIREGRGPKMVKDFMSTFDKIYVSIDLDVLDPAFAPGVGNPEAMGITSRELFDMIYALEGNTIRCMDIVELCPLYDNGATASIAAKLMSEVIAMNISRK from the coding sequence ATGAGTTTTCTTGATCTATACATGAATAGAAACCCGTTGATTACTAGTCCAAGTGAAGACGGCGAAGTATCTGCAATAGTTTATGGAATTCCTTTTGATTCTACTCACTCTTTTAGACCTGGAACAAGATTTGGCCCTGACGCAGTAAGACAAGCCTTTAACAATATCGAAATATTCTCTACGAGATTCAATGTTGATCTAGAAAGTGTCAACATAGAAGACCTTGGAAATACCTACCATACCGTAGTTGCAACAGAGGTGCTTGACATGATTGGAAAGATTACAGGTGAGCTTGCAGCAAGAGACAGGCAAATGATAATCCTGGGCGGAGAACATTTGATAACATATGGCACATACATGGCATTTCCAAAAGAGACTGGCTACATTGTGTTTGATGCTCATTATGACTTGAGAGACTCCTACGCTGATATCAAACTAAGCCATGCTGCATATCTGCGAAGAATTGTTGAGAAGAGGGGGGCAGAAAATATTGTTCATGTAGGTGCAAGGTCATTTGTAAAAGAGGAACTTGCATTTAAAACAGAACACAAGATAAACACAGTAACAGACAAGGACATACGAGAAGGAAGAGGTCCAAAAATGGTAAAAGATTTCATGTCAACTTTTGATAAAATATACGTAAGCATAGACCTAGATGTGCTTGACCCAGCATTTGCGCCTGGTGTAGGAAATCCAGAGGCCATGGGCATAACATCGCGAGAATTATTTGATATGATATATGCATTAGAAGGTAACACCATTCGTTGCATGGATATTGTAGAATTATGCCCTCTTTATGATAACGGTGCAACAGCATCTATTGCTGCAAAACTCATGTCTGAAGTAATTGCGATGAATATCTCCCGTAAGTAA